A region of Marnyiella aurantia DNA encodes the following proteins:
- a CDS encoding MFS transporter has protein sequence MSDYNKGLYKSWVPKPVQLILILIFTTLIMSINPVNTGNISLMVGDLGTLPDFMMMANFASFIGMATSMPLVLRVKMRFRTKEIMTVSLAVTAVLSFVIGTTHGSEIIVASSFLMGFFKMFMMMEFILPLMFILSPDGKRGKFYAIFYPFSIATGNIAGYYLAELAYHTTWQYVHLLTAGVCLLMILIVVIFQHNQRFVRKMPFSQIDWLSMLFFAGTFLFMSYFLSFGKTLNWFDSAGIRISFWGTLVSFTLLVLRQLMLKRSFVSFGIFSKTNVQSGLLMLLFTGVFLGTSSLQNTFTVGILGYDIVTNASLNVMMVPGVILAGVVAFFWFKHERPIKMFIFSGIAAFLLNTVMMYFMMVPELNYESWLLPMTLKGYGLSALFIAVWFYILDQLEMDEMLQAIGLVLVFRSFVATALFSSFFAWLQYQFQWQSVNHLAVYMDGNLMSPQLALSGYKNIQLNAVLVANKRIYGLIAIAAIAMMIYVLQHHFGKLRFTRFRWTRGRFSRALRSRKDRTSKVANTRAIMDQ, from the coding sequence ATGTCTGATTACAACAAAGGGCTGTATAAAAGCTGGGTTCCCAAACCGGTGCAGCTTATACTCATTCTTATCTTCACCACGCTCATCATGTCCATCAATCCTGTGAACACCGGGAACATCAGCCTGATGGTGGGTGATCTGGGCACACTGCCGGATTTTATGATGATGGCGAATTTTGCTTCTTTCATCGGAATGGCCACGTCCATGCCGTTGGTATTAAGGGTGAAGATGCGGTTCCGTACCAAAGAAATCATGACTGTTTCGCTGGCGGTAACGGCAGTGCTTTCTTTCGTTATCGGCACAACCCATGGGTCCGAAATCATTGTGGCTTCCTCATTTCTTATGGGCTTCTTTAAGATGTTCATGATGATGGAATTCATCCTTCCGCTCATGTTTATTTTAAGTCCGGACGGAAAGAGGGGAAAGTTCTACGCCATATTCTACCCTTTTTCAATTGCCACCGGAAATATCGCAGGATATTACCTCGCTGAACTTGCGTACCACACGACCTGGCAATACGTTCATTTGCTTACAGCGGGGGTATGTCTGCTGATGATCCTGATTGTCGTGATCTTCCAGCACAACCAGCGGTTTGTCCGCAAGATGCCTTTCTCACAGATCGACTGGCTGAGCATGTTGTTTTTCGCCGGCACATTTCTCTTCATGTCCTATTTCCTGTCTTTCGGAAAGACGCTGAACTGGTTTGACTCCGCGGGTATCCGGATATCGTTCTGGGGTACACTCGTTAGTTTTACACTTCTGGTGCTCAGACAGCTTATGCTGAAGAGAAGTTTCGTTTCTTTCGGCATCTTCAGCAAAACCAATGTGCAGAGCGGCTTGCTGATGCTGCTTTTCACGGGCGTGTTTTTGGGCACCAGTTCGCTGCAGAATACGTTTACAGTAGGAATTCTGGGTTATGATATAGTAACCAATGCCTCGCTGAACGTCATGATGGTACCCGGAGTGATCCTGGCCGGCGTGGTTGCTTTTTTTTGGTTCAAACATGAGCGACCGATAAAGATGTTTATTTTTTCCGGCATTGCAGCCTTTTTGCTGAATACGGTGATGATGTATTTCATGATGGTTCCGGAGCTTAATTATGAAAGCTGGCTTTTACCCATGACGCTGAAAGGTTATGGACTGAGTGCCCTGTTTATTGCCGTTTGGTTTTATATTCTGGACCAACTGGAAATGGATGAAATGCTGCAGGCCATAGGGCTGGTTCTGGTTTTCCGGAGTTTCGTCGCTACAGCCCTGTTTTCTTCATTTTTCGCCTGGCTGCAGTATCAGTTCCAGTGGCAGAGTGTGAACCACCTGGCCGTTTATATGGACGGGAATCTGATGTCACCACAATTGGCCCTGTCGGGCTATAAGAATATCCAGCTTAATGCGGTACTTGTGGCTAATAAAAGGATCTACGGCCTGATTGCTATTGCTGCCATTGCAATGATGATATATGTACTTCAGCACCACTTCGGCAAACTGCGGTTTACGAGATTCCGGTGGACCAGGGGCAGATTTTCGCGTGCTCTAAGAAGCCGAAAAGATAGGACTTCAAAAGTGGCAAATACCAGAGCGATAATGGATCAGTAA